The nucleotide sequence AAATTGCTTATTCTATGGTATTAAAAAAAAATAGAATCTCATTTACCTAAAGATCAATTTTTTAGAGTACATAGAAGTTATATTATTAATATTAACTCGGTTAATGGATTTGAAGGGAATATGCTTTTTGTAGGTGAGAAAAAGATTCCTATAAGTAAAACTTATAAAGATGTTGTTTTTAAGTTATTTCACACTATTTAATTTTAGAGACATCAAGCTTTATACGCATTTTTTACAATGACAAACTTGCTCAATTCTGTTTTTCTTATTGATAGCCGTATCGCAGTTCTCAAATACTTTTTGAAACTTTTTAAGATTGGATCTCGAATATGAAACTTGACTAAAATAAGCGTTATCATTTAAGAGTTCATAGGTGTCTTCTAAAATAACCTTTCCTTTTTCTTTATTAAAAAACGAAAAAGGAATTGAAGATATTACAATATCAACAGGAGCTTTTATATATTGTTTTACACGATGGGCGCTATCATTAATAACAATTAATCTAGTATCTGTAATTGTATTTTTTACATGCTCACAAAAATCTTTATTAACTTCAAAGGCATATACTTTGGATGTGGCAGATATATTGTCTAATATCTCTCGAGTAATATTTCCGTGACCAACACCAAACTCTACAATAATTTTATCTTCTCCTTTTGGAAGGTGTTTACAAATTTCAATTTCTACATACCTGCTTGTTTCAGTTATTGCTCCAGTAACTAAAAAATTCTTGGCAAACGCGATTGAAGTTGCAATTTTCTGATTCATTATTTTTTTATTGTATTCTTATTTTTTATCTAAATTTTAAATCCCAAGATAGCGTAAATGAATAAATCCAGAAAAATGATCCCGGATCAAAGCTAATTTCTTGATGAGATACTCCTGCCTGAATTCCCCAAAGATT is from Flavobacteriaceae bacterium and encodes:
- a CDS encoding methyltransferase domain-containing protein, giving the protein MNQKIATSIAFAKNFLVTGAITETSRYVEIEICKHLPKGEDKIIVEFGVGHGNITREILDNISATSKVYAFEVNKDFCEHVKNTITDTRLIVINDSAHRVKQYIKAPVDIVISSIPFSFFNKEKGKVILEDTYELLNDNAYFSQVSYSRSNLKKFQKVFENCDTAINKKNRIEQVCHCKKCV